A region from the Altererythrobacter sp. H2 genome encodes:
- a CDS encoding efflux transporter outer membrane subunit — protein MRKSRLSLLLLPLLASACAAGPAYKSPLSPPAAAGPFVTEAAGFDRAAELPDDWWRLYRDPALDELVAKALAANTDLRVASANLARARAVLSEARAGRLPSTDISGGVSYGDGVQGAAGQGGGQGGTPVGGDAQWSQNAGVALSWEVDLFGRVGRAIEAARADTQAVEAARDAVRVTVVAETTRAYLDACASAYALSVARESFETSNQSLRLVTAQERAGSVGKLDVERAGAAAATARAAIPALEGQRQIVLFELAALLGTTPDQVPEAARACAVAPEPLAAIPVGDGAALLRRRPDLREAERTLAADTARIGVATADLYPRISLGGSGNFFRNDFVRGGDSFSFSLGPLLSWSFPNMSVARARLRQAEAQGDASLAAFDGRVLTALKEVEQALTSVATEQERLDALREAQERSERAYRFADLRYRAGSVGYLDVLVAQADLLNARTAYATSVRQLASVRVDLFKALGGGWRDVPVTADASGASRN, from the coding sequence ATGCGTAAATCGAGACTCTCGCTCCTGCTCTTGCCGCTGCTCGCTTCGGCGTGCGCGGCCGGCCCTGCCTATAAAAGTCCGCTCAGCCCCCCGGCGGCGGCAGGGCCGTTCGTTACGGAGGCGGCCGGATTTGATCGCGCCGCCGAACTACCGGATGACTGGTGGCGGCTCTACCGCGATCCGGCGCTCGACGAGTTGGTGGCCAAGGCGCTGGCCGCCAACACCGATCTTCGCGTCGCCTCCGCCAATCTCGCAAGAGCCCGCGCGGTCCTGTCGGAAGCACGCGCCGGACGGCTTCCGTCCACCGACATCTCCGGCGGCGTCAGCTATGGCGACGGCGTCCAGGGCGCTGCCGGCCAGGGTGGCGGGCAAGGCGGAACGCCCGTCGGCGGCGATGCGCAATGGTCCCAGAATGCAGGCGTTGCCCTGTCCTGGGAAGTCGACCTGTTCGGGCGGGTGGGCCGCGCGATCGAAGCGGCGCGCGCCGACACGCAGGCCGTCGAGGCCGCGCGCGACGCCGTGCGCGTGACGGTGGTCGCGGAGACGACACGGGCCTATCTCGACGCTTGCGCCTCGGCCTATGCGCTGTCGGTGGCGCGGGAGTCGTTCGAGACCAGCAACCAGAGCCTGCGGCTCGTCACCGCGCAGGAGCGGGCCGGATCGGTCGGCAAGCTCGATGTCGAGCGCGCCGGTGCGGCCGCCGCAACCGCGCGCGCCGCGATCCCCGCGCTTGAAGGCCAGCGGCAGATCGTCCTGTTCGAGCTGGCGGCGCTGCTCGGCACCACGCCTGACCAGGTGCCGGAAGCCGCGCGCGCCTGCGCGGTGGCGCCCGAGCCGCTTGCCGCCATCCCAGTCGGCGATGGCGCGGCGCTGCTGCGCCGCCGGCCCGACCTTCGCGAAGCCGAGCGGACGCTCGCGGCCGACACAGCGCGGATCGGCGTGGCGACGGCCGATCTCTATCCCAGGATCAGCCTGGGCGGCTCCGGCAATTTCTTCCGCAACGATTTCGTGCGCGGGGGCGACAGCTTCTCCTTCTCGCTCGGGCCGCTCCTGTCATGGAGCTTCCCCAATATGTCGGTAGCGCGCGCGCGGCTGCGCCAGGCCGAGGCCCAGGGCGACGCCTCGCTCGCAGCGTTCGACGGCCGCGTGCTGACCGCGCTCAAGGAGGTCGAGCAGGCGCTGACCAGCGTCGCGACCGAACAGGAGCGGCTCGACGCCCTGCGCGAGGCGCAGGAGCGGTCGGAGCGTGCCTATCGCTTCGCCGATCTGCGTTATCGCGCCGGCTCGGTCGGCTATCTCGACGTGCTGGTGGCGCAGGCCGACCTGCTCAACGCGCGGACCGCTTACGCCACTTCCGTTCGCCAGCTCGCTTCGGTGCGGGTCGACCTGTTCAAGGCATTGGGCGGCGGGTGGCGCGACGTGCCTGTGACGGCCGACGCCAGCGGCGCGAGCCGGAACTGA
- a CDS encoding efflux RND transporter permease subunit, which yields MAFTDIFIRRPILAIVVSLLILLVGVSAMLSLQVRQYPRMESATITIDTALPGATQDVMQGFVTTPIAQAIATASGIEYLTSTSTQGTSRISAKLVLNADADRSMTEILAKVQQVKFRLPAGVTDPVINKITDGASAIQYITFTSETVPAPQMVDFATRVAQPLITSVPGVASAQISGGAPLAMRIWVDPVKLTARGLSASDVATALRSNNVQASPGQLKGANTAINITAGTDLRDVEAFRTMVIKTGSDGIVRLGDIATVELGGQNYDASFITSGKPAVAISISPTPDGNPLEIVEAVRTLLPDIQRVAPPGLEVTNTFDVAHFVNASIEEVQRTLIEAVIIVIVVIFLFLGSFRAVIIPIVTIPLSLLGTAALMLAFGFSFNLLTLLAMVLAIGLVVDDAIVVVENIHRHIEEGLKPFDAALVGAREIVGPVIAMTITLAAVYAPIGLMGGLTGALFREFAFTLAGSVIVSGVVALTLSPMMSGKLLHAKLGEGRLSQAIERNMHRLTQGYARLLDKTLAARGAVLIVGVAMLGAIVVLFSGSQRELAPPEDMGYVFVQTKAPQYANVDYTSRFNAEVDGIFRSLPEFASSWFGTGGENNANGGFGGVVLKEWGDRTRSADDIQGELTGRSGAVTGVYATTFQDSPLPAGSGGLPVQMVIRSADDYPEIFQTLEAIKGAAWGSGLFAFVDSDLAFDSPEAHISIDHEKAGQLGISMAEIADTLATLVGENYVNRFNWHDRSYDVIAQVPQEQRLTPDNLGQFYVKASSGSLVPLSTVASVEIRPQPNRLPQFNQMNSATLSAVLLPGVTMGQAVDFLKSQPLPAGTTVDWLSNSRQYVQEGNQLTISFGFALIVIFLVLAAQFESFRDPLVILVTVPLAVCGALVPLYLGFTTLNIYTQIGLITLIGLISKHGILMVSFANQMQRQEGANRMEAMRHAAAVRMRPVLMTTAAMAAGLVPLLFAGGAGANSRFAIGIVVVMGLLIGTLFTLFVLPTIYTLIAGDHRPKADAQSDELPAEGGLAHA from the coding sequence ATGGCCTTCACCGACATCTTCATCCGCCGCCCGATCCTCGCGATCGTCGTCAGCCTGCTGATCCTGCTCGTGGGCGTCAGTGCGATGTTGAGCCTGCAGGTGCGCCAGTATCCGCGCATGGAAAGCGCGACGATCACCATCGACACGGCGCTGCCCGGCGCGACGCAGGACGTCATGCAGGGGTTCGTCACCACGCCGATCGCACAGGCGATCGCGACCGCCAGCGGCATCGAGTATCTGACATCGACCTCGACCCAGGGCACAAGCCGGATCAGCGCCAAGCTGGTACTCAATGCCGATGCCGACCGTTCGATGACCGAGATCCTCGCCAAGGTGCAGCAGGTCAAGTTCCGCCTGCCGGCCGGCGTCACCGATCCGGTAATCAACAAGATCACCGATGGCGCCTCGGCCATCCAGTATATCACCTTTACCAGCGAGACCGTGCCGGCGCCGCAGATGGTCGATTTTGCGACGCGCGTCGCTCAGCCGCTCATCACATCCGTTCCGGGCGTCGCGTCCGCGCAGATCAGCGGCGGTGCTCCGCTCGCGATGCGTATCTGGGTGGACCCGGTCAAGCTCACGGCGCGTGGCCTTTCGGCCAGCGATGTCGCCACCGCACTGCGGTCCAACAATGTGCAGGCGTCGCCGGGCCAGCTCAAGGGCGCCAACACCGCCATCAACATCACCGCCGGAACCGATCTGCGTGATGTCGAGGCGTTCCGCACGATGGTCATCAAGACCGGATCGGACGGAATCGTACGGCTCGGCGACATCGCGACCGTCGAGCTCGGCGGCCAGAACTACGACGCCTCCTTCATCACGTCCGGCAAGCCGGCTGTCGCGATCTCCATTTCCCCGACGCCGGACGGCAATCCGCTGGAGATCGTCGAGGCGGTGAGGACACTGCTTCCCGACATCCAGCGAGTTGCGCCGCCCGGTCTCGAAGTCACCAACACGTTCGACGTGGCGCATTTCGTGAACGCGTCGATCGAGGAGGTCCAGCGCACGCTGATCGAGGCGGTGATTATCGTGATCGTCGTCATCTTCCTGTTCCTGGGTAGCTTCCGCGCGGTCATCATCCCGATCGTCACCATTCCGCTGTCGCTGCTCGGCACGGCGGCGCTGATGCTGGCGTTCGGCTTTTCGTTCAACCTGCTGACCCTGCTCGCCATGGTTCTGGCGATCGGTCTCGTCGTCGACGATGCCATCGTGGTGGTGGAAAATATCCACCGGCATATCGAGGAAGGCTTGAAGCCCTTCGACGCGGCGCTTGTCGGCGCGCGCGAGATCGTCGGGCCGGTGATCGCGATGACGATCACGCTGGCGGCGGTCTATGCGCCGATCGGGCTTATGGGTGGGCTCACCGGCGCGCTGTTCCGCGAGTTCGCGTTCACGCTGGCCGGATCGGTCATCGTCTCGGGCGTCGTGGCGCTCACGCTGTCGCCGATGATGAGCGGCAAACTGCTCCATGCCAAGCTGGGCGAAGGCAGGCTGTCCCAGGCGATCGAGCGCAACATGCACAGGCTAACGCAGGGTTATGCCCGACTGCTTGACAAGACCTTGGCCGCACGCGGCGCCGTGCTGATCGTCGGCGTCGCCATGCTCGGTGCGATCGTGGTGCTGTTCAGCGGCTCCCAGCGCGAACTCGCGCCGCCGGAGGACATGGGCTATGTCTTCGTCCAGACGAAGGCGCCGCAATATGCCAATGTCGATTATACCTCACGCTTCAACGCCGAGGTCGATGGCATCTTCCGCTCGCTGCCGGAGTTCGCAAGCAGCTGGTTCGGCACCGGCGGAGAGAACAATGCCAATGGCGGCTTCGGCGGTGTCGTGCTCAAGGAATGGGGGGATCGGACACGCAGCGCCGACGACATCCAGGGCGAGCTGACCGGACGCAGCGGCGCGGTCACCGGCGTCTATGCCACAACCTTCCAGGACAGTCCGCTGCCCGCCGGCAGTGGCGGGCTGCCCGTGCAGATGGTGATCCGGTCGGCGGATGATTATCCCGAGATCTTCCAGACGCTCGAAGCGATCAAGGGCGCGGCCTGGGGCAGCGGCCTGTTCGCCTTCGTCGACAGCGACCTCGCCTTCGACAGTCCCGAAGCGCATATCAGCATCGACCATGAAAAGGCAGGTCAGCTCGGCATCTCCATGGCGGAGATCGCAGACACGCTGGCGACCCTGGTCGGCGAGAACTATGTCAACCGCTTCAACTGGCACGATCGTTCCTATGATGTGATCGCCCAGGTGCCGCAGGAGCAGCGGCTGACGCCCGACAATCTCGGCCAATTCTACGTCAAGGCATCCTCGGGCAGCCTCGTGCCGCTGTCCACGGTCGCCAGCGTGGAGATCCGTCCCCAACCCAACAGGTTGCCCCAGTTCAACCAGATGAACTCGGCGACGCTCTCGGCGGTGCTGTTGCCGGGCGTGACGATGGGCCAGGCGGTCGACTTCCTCAAGAGCCAGCCGCTGCCGGCCGGCACCACGGTCGACTGGCTGTCGAACAGCCGCCAATATGTGCAGGAAGGCAACCAACTCACCATCTCGTTCGGCTTCGCGCTCATCGTGATCTTCCTGGTGCTCGCGGCGCAGTTCGAGAGCTTCCGCGATCCGCTGGTGATCCTGGTGACGGTGCCGCTCGCCGTGTGCGGGGCGCTGGTGCCGCTCTATCTCGGCTTCACCACGCTCAACATCTACACCCAGATCGGCCTCATCACGCTGATCGGGCTGATCTCAAAGCACGGCATCCTGATGGTCTCCTTCGCCAACCAGATGCAGCGGCAGGAGGGAGCAAACCGGATGGAGGCTATGCGGCACGCCGCCGCCGTGCGTATGCGGCCCGTGCTGATGACCACCGCCGCGATGGCGGCGGGCCTGGTGCCGCTGCTGTTCGCGGGCGGCGCGGGCGCCAACAGCCGGTTCGCCATCGGCATCGTCGTGGTCATGGGCCTCTTGATCGGCACCCTGTTCACCCTGTTCGTGCTGCCGACCATCTACACGCTGATCGCGGGCGACCACCGCCCCAAGGCGGATGCACAGAGCGACGAACTCCCGGCCGAAGGAGGTCTGGCCCATGCGTAA